The proteins below come from a single Candidozyma auris chromosome 3, complete sequence genomic window:
- the AQY1 gene encoding Aqy1p — protein MSTSSDVEAHKVETAVDLESNTPRNVPDAEHPTLSARPAGGAGSPLTNHAIAFLGEFFGTFIFLWTAFVIAQIANQSPDIPPAGQGSSPGQLIMISLGFGFGVMVGVFIFFRVSGGNLNPAVTLTLVLAKAVPPIRGVVMMVAQMIAGMAAAGAASAMTPGPIAFANSLGGDASRSRGVFIEAFATALLCLTVLFLAVEKARATFMAPFVIGVALFLGHLISVYYTGAGLNPARSFGPCIAASSFPNYHWIYWVGPFLGSFIAFGIWKTFKILEYETCNPGQDSDA, from the coding sequence ATGTCCACTTCGTCTGACGTCGAGGCCCACAAGGTCGAAACAGCAGTGGATCTTGAATCAAATACTCCTAGAAACGTTCCCGACGCTGAACACCCAACTCTCCTGGCAAGGCCTGCTGGAGGAGCAGGCTCGCCTCTCACTAACCATGCCATTGCATTCTTGGGAGAGTTCTTCGGAACCTTTATTTTCCTCTGGACTGCCTTTGTCATTGCTCAGATCGCCAACCAGTCTCCTGACATTCCTCCCGCTGGCCAGGGCTCTTCCCCAGGTCAATTGATTATGATTTCCCTCGGTTTTGGTTTTGGTGTCATGGTTGGTGTTTTTATCTTTTTCAGAGTGTCTGGTGGTAACTTGAATCCGGCCGTAACTTTGACTTTGGTGTTAGCCAAAGCGGTGCCTCCAATCAGAGGCgtggtgatgatggtggCCCAGATGATTGCTGGTatggctgctgctggtgccgCTTCGGCCATGACTCCGGGCCCAATTGCGTTTGCCAACTCGCTTGGTGGTGACGCTTCTAGGTCCAGAGGTGTTTTCATTGAggcttttgcaaccgctCTCTTGTGCTTGACGGTGTTGTTTTTGGCTGTCGAGAAGGCAAGAGCAACTTTCATGGCTCCTTTTGTCATTGGAGTTGCTTTGTTTTTGGGCCATTTGATTTCCGTTTATTACACCGGTGCCGGTCTCAACCCTGCCCGTTCTTTTGGACCCTGTATTGCTGCCAGCTCCTTCCCTAACTACCACTGGATTTACTGGGTGGGCCCATTTTTGGGATCTTTCATTGCCTTCGGTATCTGGAAGACTTTCAAGATTTTGGAGTACGAGACGTGCAACCCTGGTCAGGACTCTGATGCCTGA
- a CDS encoding DNA-directed RNA polymerase III subunit C82, with product MAPASLSESAKTQSPSSYLYTTLASSHLGETSAIVISSLIAFGRSTPKSISSNTDLSLKQVKTALVSLVQLKCVLYWREGKEVYYTFDERGMHRLLYSGDIVIHIRSVYGNDSAQIIQNVLENGSINVKEYLSSFSEDQKYETTSKLLKLYNDGWLSRLQPHDYYPLEDVWDMLFQETLKNTPRTATTSEIKRLAEAKARTKIKLNEYLAKGTDPKDVFLVEAGMQKFHPQVTVSFNLSRYEKHLRSRALVGLVNSRFGLLTSKVYEACCSLIEQNSPDLHLPHLQISGLINDPEEERSYISSIENGLIDSKRTVFNIRDIPRALSSNIDLRNSILTQNFLKPGKRVNINGTVSVSKKVKLEDGTPQPASAEADEDLDDDSDDFVTDNADAKSISLISEHIRLLTSSSIPMLSEITPGSYTIPYMQLSKHVKQHNLNTLVKTTLGVNALRVLRCIQQMKLVDEKAISNSVLLKEKTVKNELYKLINMNLVEIQEVPRSADRAAVKTFFLFRHKPISAYRFLSDALMYDMAEILTNIARFKSDNKILLEKCDREDVKGHEEELLLESELKTLRQLQQRELLNLGRLHRVMWLQIVFGVL from the coding sequence ATGGCTCCTGCTTCACTTCTGGAGTCTGCAAAGACGCAATCGCCATCGTCATACCTCTACACGACGTTGGCGTCGTCACATTTGGGAGAGACCTCGGCAATAGTGATCTCATCGTTGATCGCCTTTGGCAGAAGTACCCCAAAGTCCATCTCCCTGAACACGGATCTCTCGTTGAAGCAGGTGAAAACAGCTCTTGTGTCGTTGGTGCAGTTAAAGTGTGTGCTATACTGGAGGGAGGGTAAAGAGGTCTACTACACTTTTGATGAGAGAGGAATGCATAGGCTCTTGTATTCGGGAGACATTGTCATCCACATAAGATCCGTATATGGCAATGACTCTGCACAAATCATTCAAAATGTGCTTGAAAACGGTAGCATCAATGTGAAAGAGTATCTTTCGTCGTTCTCCGAAGATCAAAAGTATGAGACCACCTCTAAGTTGCTCAAGCTATACAATGATGGATGGTTGAGTAGACTTCAGCCTCACGATTATTACCCATTAGAAGATGTATGGGACATGCTCTTTCAGGAGACCTTAAAGAACACCCCAAGGACCGCTACCACAAgtgaaatcaaaagattggCTGAGGCAAAGGCTAGGACTAAGATTAAACTCAACGAGTACCTAGCCAAAGGCACAGACCCAAAAGATGTGTTCCTTGTAGAGGCTGGTATGCAAAAGTTCCACCCTCAGGTAACTGTTAGTTTCAACCTTTCCAGATACGAAAAGCACTTGCGATCGCGAGCGTTGGTCGGTTTGGTAAATTCCAGATTCGGCCTCCTCACAAGCAAAGTGTATGAAGCATGCTGCTCCTTGATTGAGCAGAACTCACCTGACTTGCATTTGCCCCATCTCCAAATTTCAGGGTTGATAAACGATcccgaagaagaaagatcatACATTAGCAGCATAGAAAACGGTCTCATCGACTCCAAAAGGACCGTATTTAACATCCGTGATATTCCCAGAGCTCTCTCTTCCAACATTGACTTGCGCAACTCAATTTTGACTCAAAACTTCCTCAAACCAGGGAAGAGAGTGAATATCAACGGCACAGTTTCAGTCAGCAAAAAGGTAAAACTTGAGGATGGAACTCCACAGCCTGCTTCTGCAGAAGCAgatgaagatcttgacgaTGATTCTGACGACTTTGTAACAGATAATGCGGATGCAAAATCCATATCCCTCATCTCTGAACACATCAGACTACTAACGTCGTCGAGTATTCCAATGCTTTCGGAAATCACCCCAGGGTCCTATACCATTCCTTACATGCAATTAAGCAAGCATGTAAAACAGCATAATTTAAACACTTTAGTGAAAACAACACTAGGAGTGAATGCATTGAGGGTTCTTCGATGCATACAGCAGATGAAATTGGTTGACGAAAAGGCTATTCTGAACTCTGTGCTTCTCAAAGAGAAGACTGTCAAAAACGAGCTTTACAAGCTCATCAATATGAATCTTGTAGAGATCCAGGAGGTCCCGAGGTCTGCCGATCGTGCTGCAGTCaagaccttcttcttgtttcgGCACAAGCCTATTCTGGCCTACCGTTTCTTGAGCGATGCGTTGATGTACGATATGGCAGAAATTTTGACTAATATAGCTCGGTTTAAGCTGGACAACAAAATCTTGCTAGAAAAGTGTGACAGAGAAGATGTCAAAggccatgaagaagaactatTGCTAGAGAGTGAGTTAAAGACTCTTCGCCAGCTTCAGCAACGAGAGTTACTTAACTTGGGTCGCCTTCACCGTGTAATGTGGCTCCAAATAGTATTTGGGGTTCTCTAG
- the SKI3 gene encoding SKI complex subunit tetratricopeptide repeat protein SKI3 has product MSVKQSLKSAKAAIERNDPEDALYYANEALKEDKTNYFAYIFKGKSYQLTDEYDKAKKAFERAIDLEPDQLLGWKGYFQIARSQNDYDQFFDIFTKYVQKLVDQDVGTGDAVKDLYNYLHAHKYHENTELHEKFLRSILPGEPLRELLGDAVGKEDETIKRLITVVKNRQDEQCRTLLAKEKMRMPRALTTQHKAQLHALEWKIRSGSDLASLYKMILDVSDDDDLRRAYEADLLKYQYNMLKLSPSKTQLIDEIKQLCSDMVLIGTKDLFAWTLHFDLQDPKNLADLDEREVLQFVKEFRNEGLGVFMYAFLLSDLGPFDKNKVQKELGLMDLSKDSQANGGDQDIDGAPRDETPEPSPVISPSEILEMMLEGYSRATNSMMAHRIICCYFINLQEYEAGSGKCTAAIRHLAELQRSYGLDLPNCKRDILCSLATIYTYHEAPKNFVRALELYNKILESDPENTQAMIGKGLILLEKMELEHAREALSKVIEKFPNDTTALSEFGWCLVLQKDYEKGRMHLQKALVGLKDASLKTLEANAAIKWRLAKSYIWEDESNTTNVQTAYDLLISSLKDSNTYAPSFTLLGVLYHDHLNEKRRAQKCFYKAFELDVGEITAAKYLVTELTEKNEWEVSDILCKRVVTSDKSRRILFSQLNDDPDRSWPYRALGCSALNRQDDAKAIEWFQTALRMKAMDVQCWIGLGEAYYNCGRIDAAIKVFKRTSKMDPSSWTLKYMLGVATCEIGDYKEGLAILDEALTDRPDEEFLLNAVYEQSIGYSAQLLLGGFTGRTLKVINVALNTIARAVKVERASQNLWRALGQCLKLRLTVQLGVESFPFDTVVEVLEHARLPNDEFVSVKKAQVLISSSKFIEAIAMLNVLAAKSAVALLPAKAIRFQRSVAFYNLGLAFLYAFNCSNERDFQYRDEAIAALKQAIKLENNNSQYWLALGNGFVSKNPEIAQHCFIKASVLDTKDAQVWTNLAALYLRYGESDLAQEAFDRATSVAPERAQSWLGNALTADARDDRNTASKLFTHAYIISMGRSPLAQLCYATSIVNSRIGNAKDSRDVETAQEFSIANFAIQSYLKFSPNDEVGLRLAILLSERCHTYQLAIEAGQRLCQILERRYEETECESVLVGYAQAKAELARVFLGLARYEEAIDNAQVALDVLAEEDETEEIKKVKLSSRVVIGLSFFFNEQFDDAIEELKVILSTHGRSQRIVTLIAQVLNAYGTNETKQAALDQLFAFIEEHGSSLLVVLTLGAISVVDKLEDYYEPIKEELLSLSLKELIADSFRMVPQLLSEIEDASKKRGVWQKFAMLFPSDFNVWKNLNSKMALDTALLPTSKRPAYDLANAYVERGSRREVQRALLICANLDRAREALA; this is encoded by the coding sequence ATGTCTGTCAAGCAGCTGCTTAAGCTGGCGAAAGCTGCCATTGAAAGAAATGATCCAGAAGATGCACTCTACTACGCTAATGAGGCCCTCAAGGAGGACAAAACTAATTACTTTGCATACATTTTCAAGGGAAAATCTTACCAGCTAACAGACGAGTATGACAAGGCTAAGAAGGCGTTCGAAAGAGCTATAGACTTAGAGCCCGACCAGCTTCTAGGATGGAAGGGGTACTTCCAAATTGCTCGTTCTCAGAATGATTACGACCAATTCTTCGAtatcttcaccaagtacGTGCAAAAGTTAGTAGATCAAGACGTGGGTACTGGAGACGCCGTGAAGGATCTTTACAACTACTTGCATGCCCATAAATATCACGAAAACACCGAATTGCATGAGAAGTTCCTTCGCTCGATACTTCCAGGTGAGCCCTTACGtgaacttcttggagaCGCCGTTGGCAAGGAGGATGAGACCATCAAGAGGCTTATCACCGTGGTAAAGAATAGGCAAGATGAGCAATGCAGAACGCTATTAGCAAAGGAGAAAATGCGGATGCCCAGAGCTCTCACGACGCAGCATAAAGCACAACTCCATGCTCTTGAATGGAAAATCCGTCTGGGCTCAGACCTTGCATCGCTTTACAAGATGATTCTAGATGtaagtgatgatgatgatcttAGAAGAGCGTACGAGGCAGACCTTCTCAAGTATCAGTACAATATGCTTAAGCTATCTCCGTCGAAGACGCAGCTTATTGATGAAATAAAGCAGTTATGCAGCGATATGGTTCTTATCGGAACTAAGGATCTCTTTGCTTGGACTTTGCACTtcgatcttcaagatccAAAAAACTTGGCAGACCTTGACGAAAGAGAAGTTCTTCAGTTTGTGAAGGAGTTCAGAAATGAAGGTCTTGGTGTGTTCATGTATGCGTTCTTGTTGAGTGACCTTGGCCCGTTTGATAAAAATAAAGTACAGAAAGAATTGGGACTCATGGACCTCTCCAAGGATCTGCAAGCCAATGGTGGTGATCAAGATATTGATGGGGCACCAAGGGATGAAACCCCGGAGCCTTCTCCAGTGATTTCTCCGAGCGAGATACTCGAAATGATGCTTGAGGGGTATTCAAGGGCTACGAATTCCATGATGGCACATCGTATAATATGTTGTTACTTCATCAACCTACAGGAATATGAGGCTGGCTCTGGCAAATGCACTGCTGCCATTCGCCATCTTGCTGAACTACAGAGGTCATACGGGCTTGATCTCCCCAATTGTAAGAGAGACATTTTGTGCCTGCTTGCCACGATCTACACTTACCACGAAGCTCCAAAGAATTTTGTTAGAGCTTTAGAGCTTTACAACAAGATTCTCGAAAGTGATCCCGAGAACACACAGGCAATGATCGGCAAGGGGCTTATTTTACTAGAAAAAATGGAGCTCGAACATGCTAGAGAGGCTCTCTCAAAAGTCATTGAGAAGTTCCCAAATGACACAACCGCACTTAGTGAATTCGGTTGGTGTCTTGTCTTGCAAAAGGATTATGAAAAGGGAAGAAtgcatcttcaaaaagctctcGTGGGATTAAAAGATGCTTCTTTAAAGACATTAGAAGCGAATGCTGCAATCAAGTGGCGTCTTGCGAAGAGTTATATTTGGGAAGATGAGTCCAACACAACGAATGTTCAGACTGCCTATGATCTACTCATTAGCTCGTTGAAGGATTCCAACACATACGCCCCTTCGTTTACCTTGTTAGGTGTGTTGTATCATGACCACTTAAACGAGAAGCGCAGGGCACAGAAGTGTTTCTACAAGGCTTTTGAacttgatgttggtgaaatCACTGCAGCCAAATATCTTGTTACAGAACTCACCGAAAAGAATGAGTGGGAGGTTAGTGACATATTGTGTAAAAGGGTGGTCACTTCTGACAAGAGTCGTCGGATTTTATTTAGTCAGCTCAACGACGATCCCGATAGATCCTGGCCGTACAGAGCTTTGGGATGCTCTGCGCTCAACAGACAAGACGATGCAAAAGCCATTGAGTGGTTTCAAACGGCACTTCGTATGAAAGCTATGGACGTTCAGTGCTGGATTGGTCTTGGGGAAGCTTACTACAATTGCGGACGAATTGATGCCGCTATAAAGGTATTTAAGCGTACCAGCAAGATGGACCCAAGCTCATGGACGCTCAAGTACATGTTAGGTGTAGCGACATGCGAGATTGGTGATTACAAGGAGGGCCTTGCCATTCTCGATGAAGCTCTCACCGATCGCCCAGATGAGGAGTTTTTATTGAATGCCGTCTATGAACAGTCTATCGGTTATAGTGCGCAGTTGTTACTTGGTGGATTTACAGGTAGAACCTTGAAGGTGATAAACGTTGCACTCAACACAATCGCAAGAGCAGTGAAAGTGGAGAGGGCGTCTCAAAATCTATGGAGGGCCCTTGGTCAGTGTCTCAAGCTAAGACTAACTGTTCAGCTTGGAGTTGAAAGCTTTCCTTTTGATACAGTTGTCGAGGTATTAGAGCATGCAAGGCTCCCAAATGATGAATTCGTATCCGTTAAAAAAGCCCAAGTTCTCATAAGCAGCTCAAAGTTTATTGAGGCAATAGCTATGCTCAATGTGCTAGCCGCCAAGAGTGCCGTGGCATTGCTCCCAGCTAAGGCCATTAGATTTCAGCGATCTGTGGCTTTTTACAACTTGGGTCTAGCTTTCTTATATGCATTTAACTGTTCCAACGAACGTGACTTTCAATACAGAGATGAAGCTATTGCTGCTTTAAAACAGGCAATCAAGCTTGAGAATAACAATTCGCAGTACTGGCTTGCCTTGGGTAATGGATTCGTCTCAAAAAATCCCGAGATTGCACAGCACTGTTTTATCAAGGCATCTGTTCTCGACACAAAAGATGCTCAAGTGTGGACCAACTTGGCTGCATTGTATTTACGCTACGGGGAATCGGATCTcgctcaagaagctttcgaCAGGGCCACTTCAGTTGCTCCTGAGCGGGCTCAATCATGGTTAGGAAATGCTTTGACAGCAGATGCCCGTGACGACAGAAATACCGCCTCGAAGTTATTCACACATGCCTACATCATTTCTATGGGAAGGCTGCCTTTAGCACAGCTCTGCTACGCCACGTCCATTGTGAACAGCAGAATCGGAAATGCCAAGGATTCGAGAGACGTGGAGACTGCTCAGGAATTCAGTATCGCTAATTTTGCTATTCAGTCTTACCTCAAATTCAGCCCAAACGATGAAGTAGGTTTGAGACTCGCCATCTTGCTCAGCGAGCGTTGTCACACATATCAATTGGCGATTGAAGCCGGTCAAAGACTCTGCCagattttggaaagaagatACGAGGAGACAGAGTGTGAGTCTGTACTTGTAGGGTACGCGCAAGCGAAGGCTGAGTTGGCAAGAGTATTTTTGGGATTGGCTCGTTACGAGGAGGCTATCGACAACGCACAGGTCGCTTTAGATGTGTTGgctgaggaagatgagactgaggagatcaagaaagTCAAGTTGTCTTCCAGAGTTGTTATCGGAttatccttctttttcaatgagCAATTTGACGATGCGatcgaggagctcaaagTCATTCTCAGCACGCATGGCCGATCGCAGAGAATAGTGACGTTGATCGCTCAGGTTCTCAATGCTTATGGCACTAATGAAACTAAGCAGGCGGCTTTGGATCAGCTTTTTGCATTTATTGAAGAGCATGGCTCGTCACTTCTAGTGGTGCTCACTTTGGGTGCGATCTCCGTGGTGGACAAGCTCGAGGACTATTATGAGCccatcaaggaagagttATTGAGTTTGTCGCTTAAAGAGCTCATTGCTGATTCGTTCCGGATGGTTCCGCAGCTTTTGTCTGAGATCGAGGATGCATCCAAGAAAAGAGGCGTTTGGCAGAAGTTTGCCATGCTATTCCCTAGTGATTTTAATGTGTGGAAGAACTTGAACAGCAAAATGGCGCTAGACACTGCGCTATTGCCTACATCGAAGAGACCTGCTTACGACTTGGCAAATGCCTATGTTGAGAGAGGAAGTCGTAGAGAGGTGCAAAGGGCTTTGCTTATCTGCGCCAATCTCGACCGAGCACGCGAGGCGCTTGCTTAA